One Stenotrophomonas maltophilia R551-3 genomic window, TCGGCCACGATGGAAGGGCGATACACGCCGATGCCCGCATAGGTCAGGCAGGGTCCTGCCCGGTCGTGGTACAGCACACCCTGCGCATCGAGACGGTAGTCACCTTCGGGGTGCTGAGCCGGATTGTCGACCAGCACCAGGTGTGCCTGGCCTTGTGGCTCACGGGGCAGCGTGGCGAAATCGAAATCGGTCCAGATGTCGCCGTTCACCACCAGGAACGGGGCGTCGCCCAGCACCGGCAGTGCGTTGAGGATGCCGCCGCCGGTTTCCAGCGGGGTCGGCCCTTCGTACAGGAAATGCAGTTGCAGGCCCCATTGGCTACCGTCGCCCAGCGTCGCCGGGAACTGCTCGGCCAACCACGCGGTGTTGACGACCACCTCGCGCACGCCCAACGCGACGAGGCGCTCCAGGTGCCAGACGATCAGCGGTTTGCCGGCCACTTCCAGCAGCGGCTTGGGCGTGTGCAGCGTCAGCGGGCGCATGCGCTCGCCCAGGCCTGCGGCAAAGACCAGTGCTTTCATCGGGCCACGCGCATCGGTGCGGCCAGCTCGGCCAGCGCCGGCTTGATGCGGTGTTCCAGCAGTTGCTGCAGCGGTGCCAGCTCGCGGTAGCGCGGCAGCACTTCGTCCAGATAGTTGATGAAGCGCGGCGCGTCGTCCAGGTAATGGCCCTTGTTGTCGCGGTAGCGCAGGCGACAGAACAGACCGAGGATCTTCACGTGGCGCTGGATGCCCATCCAGTCGGCATCGCGCAGGAAGATGGCGCGTTCGGGTACCGGCAGGCCGGCGGCGCGGGCGCGCTCGTGGTACTGCGCCAGCCACTCGTCCACGCGCTGCAGCGGCCAGCTCAGGAACGCGTCCTTGAACAGGCTCACCGCGTCGTAGGCGATCGGGCCACGCACCAGGTCCTGGAAATCCAGCACCGCCGGACCGTCGTCGACCGGCATCAGGTTGCGCGGCATGTAATCGCGATGGGTCAGCAGCTGCGCCTGGCCCAGGGCGTTGTCCATCAACCGGCGGTGTACCAGCTGCAGGCCTTCGAGCTCGCCGCAGTCCAGCTCCAGGTGGAGGTGGCGCTGCAGGAACCATTCGTCGAACAGGCCGGCATCACGCTGCAGCAGCGCCTCGCCGAACTGGCCGAAGCCGGCGGGTACCGGAATCGCCTGCAGGCGCAGCAACTGTTCGATCGAGCGACCGAACCATTCATCGGCGTTGCGCTCGTCGAGGATCTTCGCCAGGGTCGGGCCGCCGAGATCTTCCAGCAGCAGGAAGCCAACATCGAGGTCCTGCGCCAGCAGCGCGGGCACGCGCAGGCCGTTGTCGTGCAGCAGGCCGTGCATGTGCAGCCACGGCCGCGGATCTTCCAGCCCCGGGGGGGCGTCCATCACGATGTGGCTGCCGCGCGTGCTGGTGGTGCGCCAGTAGCTGCGCATGCCGGCATCTACCGAAGCGCGCTCGACCACGGCGTTGCCGTCGTCAAGCTGGGTACGGGCCCACCGCAGGCGCTGCGCGCTGCGCTGGGGATCGGAGGCGGGTTCGGTCATGCAGGCATATCCGGGCGCGCCGGGCGCGCCAACGTCGGGAACAGGAAGGGAAGGGCGGTCAGGCTCAGCGGCGACCGCTGAACAGGCGCAGGATCGCCAGCACGACGACCGCGCCCACGACCGCACCGAAGAAACCGGCCGGTTCGCCGGCGGCGTACCAGCCCATGTACTGGCCGAACCACCCGGCCAGCAGCGCGCCGATGATGCCCAGCACGATGGTCAGGAGGCAGCCCATGCGGTTGTTGCCGGGCATGAAGAATCGCCCGAGCAGGCCGACGAAGAAGCCGACCAGGATGATGTACAGCCAGCTGCTGCTGCCGAACAGACCATTCATGCGTGTGATTCCCACCAAGAGTGGACGCAGCCTAGCAAGGCCAGGCTGCGTCCGTCACGGTGTGCCGCTGTCAGCAGCAGCCGTGGTCGCCGTGGCGGGTGCCGCTGTCGGCAGCCACCGGCGAACCGCTGGTCTCGCCACGCAGGCTGGCGGCGTAGTGCTCGCTGATCACCTTGGACACGCAGGACGTGACCTTCTTGCCCATCGGGATGTGCAGGAACTCGTTCGGGCCGTGCGCGTTGGAGTGCGGGCCGAGCACGCCGGTGATCATGAACTGTGCGCCCGGGAATTTCTCGCCGAGCATGCCCATGAACGGGATCGAGCCGCCTTCGCCCATGTACATCGCCGGCTTGCCGAAGAAGGCCTGGCTGGCGTCGTCGATCGCCTTGGTCAGCCACGGCGCCATCGCCGGAGCATTCCAGCCGGTGGAGGCCTTTTCCAGGTCCAGGGTGACCTGTGCGCCGTTCGGCGGATCGCGTAGCAGCGCTTCCTTCAGCAGTTCGCCGCAGGTCTTGCCATCGGCAGTCGGCGGCAGGCGAAGCGACAGCTTCACCGACGTCTGCGGGCGCAGCACGTTGCCGGCCGATTCCAGCGCCGGCATGCCACCCACGCCGGTGACCGACAGCGCCGGGCGCCAGGTGCGGTTGAGCACCAGCTCGGTCAGGTCCTCGTTCATCGGGCGCAGGCCGTCGACCATCGGGAACTTCTCGAAGATCTCGGTATCGACCACTTCGGCGGCGCGCTTGGCCTGCGCCTGGCGCTCGGCCGGAATTTCAACGTTCATGCCATCGATCAGGATGCGGCCGGTGTCCTGGTCCTCGATGCGCGACAGCAGCTGGCGCAGCAGGCGGAAGCTGGACGGCACAACGCCGGAGGCATCGCCGGAATGCACGCCTTCGTTGAGCACCTTCACGGTGAAGTTGCCGCCGGTCAGGCCGCGCAGCGAGGTGGTGCACCACAGCTGGTCGTAGTTGGCGCAGCCCGAATCCAGGCAGACTACCAGCGACGGCTTGCCGATGCGGTCGGCCAGGTGGTCGACGTAGGCCGGCAGGTCGTAGCTGCCCGATTCTTCACAGGCCTCGATCAGCACCACGCAGCGGGCATGCGGCAGGCCCTGGGCCTGCAGTGCCAGCACCGCGGCCAGCGAGCCGAAGATGGCGTAGCCATCGTCCGCACCGCCGCGGCCATACAGCTTGTCGCCGCGCAGGACCGGGGTCCACGGGCCGAGGTCGTCGTCCCAGCCGGTCATTTCCGGCTGCTTGTCCAGGTGGCCGTAGAGCAGGATGGTGTCGTCGCCGGTTTCGGCGCCGGTAGCCGGAATTTCCAGGAAGATCAGCGGGGTACGGCCTTCCAGGCGCACCACTTCAACCTTCAGGCCGGGCAGCTGCTGGGCCTTGGCCCAGTTCTCCATCAGCGTGACCGCCTGTTCCATGTAGCCGTTCTGCACCCAATTGGCGTCGAACATCGGCGACTTGTTGGGAATGCGGATGTAGTCGACCAACTGCGGGACGATTTCGCTGTCCCACTTGTCATTGACGAATTGGCCGAGCTTGGCGCTGTCCATCTGAAACTCCGGTTGCATGGGCTGATCCGGCCATTCTACGCCTGTGCCACGGGTAGGGTTTTTCCTACATCACGTCGGGTATTTGGCTGGCTTTTAGAAATCCAGGAAACCGATAGGCTGTGTGCATGTGGTGACGGACACTGTTCCTACCGACGGGATTGCCGGTCGGGACGGCCAGAATCACAAGGAGATACACGTCGTGCCTTGGAGTGTCGTGTTGAGGGCACTGGTGCTGGTCGTGTGGATCGCTGGGGCGCATGCCGCCGAACCGATCGACATCAACCGCGCCGATGCCCAAGCGCTGCAGCAGGGATTGACGATGGTCGGAGCCGCCAAGGCCGAGGCGATCGTCGAGCACCGGCGCAGACACGGCCCGTTTCATCGCGTCGAGGACCTGACGCAGGTGAAGGGGATAGGGAAAGCAATCGTCGAACGGAATCGACAGCGGATCACCGTAGGCAACAGGTTGTTGCCGGCGGATCCGGTACCTGGATCGGTACCGGTGCGAACCGTACCGAGGCGCTGACAGCAGGAATCGTCGGAACCGGCAGGAGGCTGGTTCACCGGTCACGGACAGGAAGGCCTTGACCACCGACCGCCGCAGGACGCGGCACCAATCACCAGGATGGTGGCATCACAGACCTGTGGAAGGGGCTGAGATACAAACAGGACAGACGCGGCCGCGTGCAGGATGCAACGCTACCCCCACAGCGCAGGATGCGAGGGGGCGGCAGCAGGCCGACAAGGACGTAACGATTGCCCGGTACGACACATGGCTGTGTCGCCGGGCAGTTTCATTTCCGGCGCCTGGTTTTGCCGCGGCCACCACGGGCCGATGGTGTACGGTGGCCGCTCCGCATGGAAAGGACCCCCGCTGGATGCTTCCGCACCGCCCCACGACCCTGATGCTCGCCCTTGCACTGGCGCTGCCGCCGCTGGCCCATGCCGCTGCGCCGACGTCGGCTGCCAAACCAGCAGCTGCCGCAGCCAGCAGCGCCGAAGTGCGCGGACCGACCGACCTGAAGCCGGGCGAGTACCTGTGGCATCCGGAAATCTCGCCGACCGGCCCGATCGTGCTGGTGGTCAGCCTCGATGAACAGCGCGCCTACGTGTACCGCAACGGCATCGCGATCGGCCTGACCACGATCAGCTCGGGCAAGGCCGGGCACGAGACGCCAACGGGTGTGTTCACCATCCTGCAGAAGGACAAGGACCACAAGTCCAACCTCTACAACAGCGCGCCGATGCCGTACATGCAGCGGCTGACCTGGGACGGCATCGCCCTGCATGGCGGCAGCCTGCCCGGGCACCCGGCCTCGCACGGCTGCGTGCGGCTGCCGCAGGCTTTCGCGCAGAAGCTGTTCAGTGAAACCCAGCGCGGCGACACCGTGGTCGTGGCCGATGCCAAGAGCTCGCCGATGACGCTGGCCTATCCGTCGGTGCTGGCGCCGGTCAACGCGCGTGGCCAGGCCCTGCCGGAGACCGAGGGCGGGGCGCCGGCGCAGGCCTGGTGGAACGACAGCGCGGCGCCGGCGGGGCAGGTCGGCATCCTGGTCAGCCTGCACGACCAGCGCCTGTACGTGCTGCGCGATGGTGTGATGATCGGCGAGTCGCCGTTGAAGGCCGACGCGCTGCCAGCGTTCCAGGGCACCACCTTGTTTGTGATGGGGCAGGGTTACAGCGACACCCCCAGCCCGCTGGACGTGAACCAGCGCCTGCACCAGTGGACGGCCTATCCGCTGCTGGGCCAGGACCGTGCCCAGGCCACCCCGGACCTGCTGGCCACGCCCTCGCTGCCGATGGCGCTGCCGGCCGATTTCGCCCGCCAGCTGTACCAGGTGCTGGTGCCGGGCACGACCCTGCTGGTGACCTCGCTGCCGGCGGTCCGCCCAAGCCCGGCTGAATCCGGAATGCAGCCGGTCTTGGAATCCGAGCCGCCAGGGTCCACCCTCAAGGGCAACTGAGTCCCCCTGTTGTGCCCATGACTGCATCCCGCCTGTGCCGGCTGGCCGCGTTCGGCCTGCTGGCGACCTCGGCCAGCGCCCCGGCGCTGGCACAGACGCCCGCCCTTGCCACCAGCGCCGATGATCTGGCTGCCCTGCTGTCGCGCAGCGCGCCCAAGGCCGACCGCCACGTGTTGCAGCTGGCGGCGCACGCCATGCGCTGTGCGTTGCAGCGGCCGGAGCTGGGCATCAATGGTGATCGGCTCAGCGTGATCGACTATTCGCGCCCGTCCACCGAGCCGCGCCTGTGGGTGTTCGACCTGGCCCACCAGCGCCTGCTGTTCGAGGAATGGGTGGCGCATGGCCGCAACAGCGGTGAGAACCGCACCGAACACTTCTCCAACCGCGATGGCAGTTTCATGTCCAGCCTCGGCGCGTTCACCGCGCAGGAGACCTACATGGGCGGCAACGGCTATTCGCTGCGCCTGGCCGGGCTGGAACCGGGCTTCAACGACCGCGCGCGTGACCGAGCCATCGTCATCCATGGTGCGCCGTACGTGAA contains:
- the murU gene encoding N-acetylmuramate alpha-1-phosphate uridylyltransferase MurU; the protein is MKALVFAAGLGERMRPLTLHTPKPLLEVAGKPLIVWHLERLVALGVREVVVNTAWLAEQFPATLGDGSQWGLQLHFLYEGPTPLETGGGILNALPVLGDAPFLVVNGDIWTDFDFATLPREPQGQAHLVLVDNPAQHPEGDYRLDAQGVLYHDRAGPCLTYAGIGVYRPSIVADWRAVIGDAPGSERLPPKFSVVPLQKHFMAQGLMTGQHHRGRWTDVGTVDRLRALDVELAANG
- a CDS encoding aminoglycoside phosphotransferase family protein; translated protein: MTEPASDPQRSAQRLRWARTQLDDGNAVVERASVDAGMRSYWRTTSTRGSHIVMDAPPGLEDPRPWLHMHGLLHDNGLRVPALLAQDLDVGFLLLEDLGGPTLAKILDERNADEWFGRSIEQLLRLQAIPVPAGFGQFGEALLQRDAGLFDEWFLQRHLHLELDCGELEGLQLVHRRLMDNALGQAQLLTHRDYMPRNLMPVDDGPAVLDFQDLVRGPIAYDAVSLFKDAFLSWPLQRVDEWLAQYHERARAAGLPVPERAIFLRDADWMGIQRHVKILGLFCRLRYRDNKGHYLDDAPRFINYLDEVLPRYRELAPLQQLLEHRIKPALAELAAPMRVAR
- a CDS encoding GlsB/YeaQ/YmgE family stress response membrane protein encodes the protein MNGLFGSSSWLYIILVGFFVGLLGRFFMPGNNRMGCLLTIVLGIIGALLAGWFGQYMGWYAAGEPAGFFGAVVGAVVVLAILRLFSGRR
- a CDS encoding M20 family metallopeptidase, with translation MDSAKLGQFVNDKWDSEIVPQLVDYIRIPNKSPMFDANWVQNGYMEQAVTLMENWAKAQQLPGLKVEVVRLEGRTPLIFLEIPATGAETGDDTILLYGHLDKQPEMTGWDDDLGPWTPVLRGDKLYGRGGADDGYAIFGSLAAVLALQAQGLPHARCVVLIEACEESGSYDLPAYVDHLADRIGKPSLVVCLDSGCANYDQLWCTTSLRGLTGGNFTVKVLNEGVHSGDASGVVPSSFRLLRQLLSRIEDQDTGRILIDGMNVEIPAERQAQAKRAAEVVDTEIFEKFPMVDGLRPMNEDLTELVLNRTWRPALSVTGVGGMPALESAGNVLRPQTSVKLSLRLPPTADGKTCGELLKEALLRDPPNGAQVTLDLEKASTGWNAPAMAPWLTKAIDDASQAFFGKPAMYMGEGGSIPFMGMLGEKFPGAQFMITGVLGPHSNAHGPNEFLHIPMGKKVTSCVSKVISEHYAASLRGETSGSPVAADSGTRHGDHGCC
- a CDS encoding ComEA family DNA-binding protein, producing MPWSVVLRALVLVVWIAGAHAAEPIDINRADAQALQQGLTMVGAAKAEAIVEHRRRHGPFHRVEDLTQVKGIGKAIVERNRQRITVGNRLLPADPVPGSVPVRTVPRR
- a CDS encoding L,D-transpeptidase codes for the protein MLPHRPTTLMLALALALPPLAHAAAPTSAAKPAAAAASSAEVRGPTDLKPGEYLWHPEISPTGPIVLVVSLDEQRAYVYRNGIAIGLTTISSGKAGHETPTGVFTILQKDKDHKSNLYNSAPMPYMQRLTWDGIALHGGSLPGHPASHGCVRLPQAFAQKLFSETQRGDTVVVADAKSSPMTLAYPSVLAPVNARGQALPETEGGAPAQAWWNDSAAPAGQVGILVSLHDQRLYVLRDGVMIGESPLKADALPAFQGTTLFVMGQGYSDTPSPLDVNQRLHQWTAYPLLGQDRAQATPDLLATPSLPMALPADFARQLYQVLVPGTTLLVTSLPAVRPSPAESGMQPVLESEPPGSTLKGN
- a CDS encoding murein L,D-transpeptidase catalytic domain family protein translates to MTASRLCRLAAFGLLATSASAPALAQTPALATSADDLAALLSRSAPKADRHVLQLAAHAMRCALQRPELGINGDRLSVIDYSRPSTEPRLWVFDLAHQRLLFEEWVAHGRNSGENRTEHFSNRDGSFMSSLGAFTAQETYMGGNGYSLRLAGLEPGFNDRARDRAIVIHGAPYVNPATAQLQGRLGRSLGCPAVRLSVAKPLIDALRGGTMVFAYYPDQDWLKHSQLLAGECGGQGTLATR